In Bombina bombina isolate aBomBom1 chromosome 6, aBomBom1.pri, whole genome shotgun sequence, a single genomic region encodes these proteins:
- the PURB gene encoding transcriptional activator protein Pur-beta — MADGDSGSERGGSSGGGGGPGGFPQHMSRDQETQELASKRLDIQNKRFYLDVKQNAKGRFIKIAEVGAGGSKSRLTLSMAVAAEFRDYLGDFIEHYAQLGPSSPEQIAQSSGEDGSGAGGPRRALKSEFLVRENRKYYLDLKENQRGRFLRIRQTINRGPGFSGGAGGGAGLQSGQTIALPAQGLIEFRDALAKLIDDYGGEEDELGVGLGPGSGGGGSGGLYGELPEGTSITVDSKRFFFDVGCNKYGVFLRVSEVKPSYRNSITVPLKAWGKFGGAFCRYAEEMKEIQERQRDKLYDRRGPGERGGGLGPGGGGEDSETEDVDDD; from the coding sequence ATGGCGGACGGTGATAGCGGCAGTGAGAGAGGAGGCAGCAGTGGAGGAGGGGGAGGCCCAGGCGGTTTTCCGCAACACATGTCCCGGGATCAAGAAACCCAAGAGCTGGCCTCTAAACGCCTGGACATCCAGAACAAGCGCTTCTACCTTGATGTCAAGCAGAATGCCAAGGGCCGCTTCATCAAGATCGCAGAGGTCGGAGCCGGGGGCTCAAAAAGTCGCCTCACTCTCTCTATGGCTGTGGCTGCAGAATTCCGCGACTACCTAGGTGACTTTATCGAGCATTATGCCCAGCTAGGTCCCAGCAGTCCAGAGCAAATCGCCCAGTCTTCTGGGGAGGATGGATCCGGGGCAGGTGGACCACGTAGGGCCTTGAAAAGTGAGTTCTTGGTGAGGGAGAACCGCAAATATTACCTGGACCTCAAAGAAAACCAGCGCGGCCGCTTCCTACGCATCCGCCAGACCATCAATCGAGGCCCCGGCTTCAGTGGAGGAGCTGGAGGTGGCGCCGGGCTGCAGAGTGGTCAAACCATTGCCTTGCCCGCTCAAGGACTTATTGAATTTCGAGATGCCCTAGCCAAGCTGATCGATGACTACGGAGGGGAAGAGGACGAGCTGGGAGTGGGGCTGGGCCCCGGCAGCGGCGGAGGAGGTAGCGGGGGTCTCTATGGGGAGCTCCCCGAGGGCACGTCCATCACCGTGGACTCTAAACGATTCTTCTTTGATGTTGGCTGCAACAAATATGGCGTGTTCCTACGAGTGAGTGAAGTTAAGCCCAGCTATCGCAACTCCATCACCGTACCCCTCAAGGCTTGGGGCAAGTTTGGAGGAGCCTTTTGTCGCTACGCCGAGGAGATGAAGGAGATCCAGGAAAGGCAGCGGGACAAGCTGTATGACAGAAGAGGGCCGGGGGAAAGAGGTGGCGGCCTGGGACCCGGTGGAGGGGGGGAAGATTCTGAGACAGAGGATGTAGACGATGATTGA